The Amycolatopsis nigrescens CSC17Ta-90 genomic interval CGGCTTCAGCGGGTCAGGTCAGCACTGTTGCTTGTAGAAGTACTGGGCGTTGGCGTCCATGTCGGCCTTGGTGATGGAGTGCAGGCCGGCGGTGATGGTGCGCTGGGTCGGCTTGTTCTCCAGCGCGGCCACGGCCTGCTGCACGCCCTGCTGCCCGATCGACGCCGGGTCCTGTGCGATCAGGCCCTGGTACTCGCCCTTGCGCAGGCCCTCCACCTCGGACGGGCTGGCGTCGAAGCCGACCAGGTTCACCTGGCCGATCTTGCCCGCGTTGCGCAGGCCGGTGGCCGCGCCCTCACCGGTGTTCAGGTTGGTGGCGAAGATGCCGACCAGGTCCGGCGTGGCGGACAGGGTCGCGGTCACCTTGGACGCGGCCTGGTCCGGCTCGTTCTGGGTGAACTGGGTCTCCAGGCCCTTGAGGTTGGGGTGGTTCTTCAGCTCCTCCTCGAAACCCTTGGCCCTGGCGTTGGTGGTGGAGGTGCCGGCGATGGTGTCCAGCACCAGCACCGAACCCGGCTTGTCGCCGACCAGCTTGGCCAGCGTCTGCGCGGCCAGCTTGCCGCCCTCGGCGTTGTTCGAGGAGATCGACGAGACCGCGACGCTGGTGTCCTTCAGCGAGGTGTCCACCTCGACGACCTTGGTGCCCCGGTTCTTCACCTGCTGGATCGGCGCGAGCATGGCCTGCTCGTCGGTCGGCGCGATGAGCAGCCCGGCCGGCGGCGCGGAGCCGAGCGCGTTCACCTTCTCGGTCTGCATCGCGGCGTCGAACTTCTGCGGCGCCTGGGTGTCCAATGTGTACCCGAGCTTCTTGGCCTCGGCCTCGGCGCCGCACTGCATCGAGATGTAGAACGGCTCCGCCTGCGCGCCGGGGATCAGGGTGAGCTTCTTGTTGTTCTGTGTCTGGCCGCCGGCATCGCCGGACTGGCCGACCTGGCCGCTGCCGCAGCCGGCCACCAGCGCCGCGACCGCGAACGCCGAACCGGCGGCGGCGAGCGTCTTCCGGTTGAACTTCATCACTGCACCTCTTTGTGCTCGGTAACTGTGCTTGGGAACTGTGCTCGGGACTAACGGGAGTTGCGAAGCCGGCGGCGTCGCTGGTCGAACCAGACGGCCGCGATGAGCACCGCGCCCACCGCGATCATCTGCCAGAAATCCTGAATTTGCGTGATGTTGAAGCCCTTCTTCAGCACTGCCGGGATGAACACCCCGATCACCGTGCCGAGTACCGAGCCGACCCCGCCGAAGAGGCTGGTACCGCCCATCACGGTGGCCGCGATCGCGTTCAGGTTGTCGGTGGTGTGCGCCGTGATGGTCGTCGACGCGTAGTACGCCAGCGACATGAAACCGGCGATCCCGGCCAGGAAACCGGTGAGCAGGTACACCTTCAGCAGGTGCGCGGTCACGCCGATGCCGGAGCGCCGCGCCGCCTCCGCGTTGGAGCCGACCGCGTAGGTGTAGCGGCCGAACTTGGTGGTGTGCAGCAGCCAGGCGCCGATCAGGGTGATCACCACGGCCACGATCACCAGGTTCGGCACGCCGCCGAACGAGGTGCCGTAGCCGAGCGTGTTGTTCAGCGCGGTCGGCACGCTGCGCACGTCGGAGCCGTTGTTCAGCAGGTACGCGGCGCCGAGCGCGGCGCCCATCGTGCCAAGGGTGACGATCAGCGGCGGGATCTTCGCCACCGCGATCAGGAACCCGTTGAGCAGGCCCCATACCGTGCCGGCCAGCACCGCGGCGATCAGGCCGACGGTGATCACGCCCCAGCCGGCGGCGCTGGCGTTGCCGTCGCTGAGGCCTTCCATGGTCTTGCCGCCGACCATGCCCGCGAAGATCAGCACCGAGCCGACGGACAGGTCGATGCCGGAGGTGATGATCACGAAGGTCATCCCGACCGAGAGCACCAGCAGCACCGAGGTCTCGATCAGCAGGGTCTGCAGGGTGAACACGCTGGCGAACTCGGCCGGCCGCAGCGCGGTGAACACCACGATCAGCGCGAGCAGCACCAGCGCGATCCAGAACGTGTTCGCCGAGACCAGCCTCGCCCCGAGCGGCCGTTTGGCGAACCCGCCGGTTCCGTCCACTTCG includes:
- a CDS encoding ABC transporter substrate-binding protein: MKFNRKTLAAAGSAFAVAALVAGCGSGQVGQSGDAGGQTQNNKKLTLIPGAQAEPFYISMQCGAEAEAKKLGYTLDTQAPQKFDAAMQTEKVNALGSAPPAGLLIAPTDEQAMLAPIQQVKNRGTKVVEVDTSLKDTSVAVSSISSNNAEGGKLAAQTLAKLVGDKPGSVLVLDTIAGTSTTNARAKGFEEELKNHPNLKGLETQFTQNEPDQAASKVTATLSATPDLVGIFATNLNTGEGAATGLRNAGKIGQVNLVGFDASPSEVEGLRKGEYQGLIAQDPASIGQQGVQQAVAALENKPTQRTITAGLHSITKADMDANAQYFYKQQC
- a CDS encoding ABC transporter permease; the encoded protein is MTKATDTKAAVQSEVDGTGGFAKRPLGARLVSANTFWIALVLLALIVVFTALRPAEFASVFTLQTLLIETSVLLVLSVGMTFVIITSGIDLSVGSVLIFAGMVGGKTMEGLSDGNASAAGWGVITVGLIAAVLAGTVWGLLNGFLIAVAKIPPLIVTLGTMGAALGAAYLLNNGSDVRSVPTALNNTLGYGTSFGGVPNLVIVAVVITLIGAWLLHTTKFGRYTYAVGSNAEAARRSGIGVTAHLLKVYLLTGFLAGIAGFMSLAYYASTTITAHTTDNLNAIAATVMGGTSLFGGVGSVLGTVIGVFIPAVLKKGFNITQIQDFWQMIAVGAVLIAAVWFDQRRRRLRNSR